In one window of Caenimonas aquaedulcis DNA:
- a CDS encoding gamma-glutamylcyclotransferase family protein: protein MFVFGTLKEGFPNFHINRGRRVAGEFQTTTAYPLYLVGERRSPWMLDDPNAGHCVRGQVFEVDAQALQALDALERVHEPDGYKRCSIRVRPVQGGPTLEAQAYLKDPAQFEPERETSTGPIPEYTLGHAATYQPRPTRKEVP, encoded by the coding sequence GTGTTTGTCTTCGGAACCCTCAAGGAGGGCTTCCCCAATTTCCACATCAATCGCGGCCGGCGCGTGGCGGGCGAATTCCAGACCACGACGGCGTATCCGCTCTACCTGGTGGGCGAACGGCGCTCACCCTGGATGCTCGATGATCCGAACGCCGGGCATTGCGTGCGCGGCCAGGTCTTCGAAGTAGATGCGCAGGCGCTGCAGGCGCTCGATGCGCTGGAGCGCGTGCACGAGCCCGATGGCTACAAGCGCTGCAGCATCCGGGTGCGGCCGGTGCAAGGCGGCCCGACGCTCGAAGCGCAGGCGTACCTGAAAGACCCCGCGCAATTCGAGCCGGAGCGCGAGACATCGACCGGCCCCATCCCCGAGTACACGCTGGGCCACGCGGCCACCTACCAACCCCGCCCCACACGGAAGGAAGTTCCATGA
- a CDS encoding helix-turn-helix transcriptional regulator: MTSNDFDVWLDVLKSWPGPASDLVGWLTGPIRSFFPFERVLLIHGKLIAGEIHITHTLAHGHDEAFLRQLAVKFDLNERGALAHWLAHREPIAIEPAEPPAFASVHELQEIKQFRLGRVAAHGVLSLDSKTGTYFSFCGVPEALSQWHMDALKLLAPVLNERFLNYLAETTESNRVPTNDLTPRQAEIVRCVLRGMCNKTVARELGISEKTVRNQLTEVFFRLDVQNRTQLIARLR, from the coding sequence TTGACGAGTAACGACTTTGATGTGTGGCTGGACGTGCTGAAGTCCTGGCCCGGCCCTGCGAGCGACCTCGTAGGGTGGTTGACGGGCCCCATTCGATCCTTCTTCCCATTCGAACGGGTGCTGCTCATTCACGGCAAGCTGATCGCCGGGGAGATCCACATCACCCACACGCTGGCGCATGGGCATGACGAGGCGTTCCTGCGGCAGCTGGCGGTGAAGTTCGACCTGAACGAGCGCGGCGCGCTCGCGCACTGGCTAGCGCACCGCGAGCCCATCGCGATCGAACCGGCGGAGCCGCCCGCCTTCGCGTCGGTGCATGAGCTGCAGGAGATCAAGCAGTTCAGGCTGGGCCGCGTAGCGGCGCATGGTGTGCTGTCGCTGGACTCGAAGACGGGGACGTATTTCAGCTTTTGCGGCGTGCCGGAGGCTTTGTCGCAGTGGCATATGGATGCCCTGAAGCTGCTGGCGCCGGTGCTCAACGAGCGATTCCTGAACTATTTGGCTGAGACGACGGAATCGAATCGGGTACCGACCAATGACTTGACGCCAAGACAGGCTGAAATTGTGAGGTGCGTTCTCCGAGGAATGTGCAACAAGACAGTGGCGCGTGAGTTGGGCATATCGGAAAAGACCGTGCGCAACCAACTGACCGAAGTCTTCTTCCGACTGGACGTTCAAAATCGAACGCAGTTGATCGCCCGGTTGCGGTGA